In Lacinutrix sp. Bg11-31, the DNA window CCATAATAGTATGCTTTTTTGCCATCATGGCAAATGCGCAAATAACTACAAAGGATATAGATAATATTGTAGAAGAAGAAATGATACTACAAAATCTACCAGGATTAGCAATAGGCGTATTTAGGGAAGGAGTAATAAATTACACCAAAGGCTATGGGTTTAAGGATGTCGATAGTAAAATTCCTATTAGTGATACTACGGTTTTTAATTGGGCATCTATATCTAAAACATTAACAGCAGTTGCTGCGTTTCAGATTTTTGAAAGTAGAAATGATATTGATATAAACGATGCAGTTATCGCGCATTACCCATATTGGACTGCTAATATTGATGGTGAAGAAGTATCTGACAAAGAAAATAAAGAAAAAATCACACTAAAGCAGCTATTAACGCATAGAAGTGGTATTAATCATTATAGAAAAGGAGCTAGCTATAATAAAGAAAATTATTTAACAAATAGTAATAGTTTTAACGCAAATTCTTCTGTTGATGTTTTTAGAAATATGACATTAGATTTTGAGCCTGGAGACAGATATAAATATTCTTCGTATGGTTATAGTTTATTAGGAGCCGTTATAGATGAAAAAACAGGAAGCTATACAAGGTGGATAAATACTAATATTAAAAACGTATTAGATATGCCAAGTTTAGAAGTTTCTAATGATAGTATGGTTGGGTTTCAGAAACCTATAGATGGTGCTATTAAATTAAAAGTAGATGGAAGTAAAGAATATGTTCTGCCTGGTGGTGGTTGGAAATCAAATATAAGAGATCTTCTTAGGTTTTCAAGAGGTATTATAGAAGGTGAACTATTAGAAAATACAGACAGCCTATGGAGAGATGATGGTAATAGAAAGGCAGATGGGAGTCCAGTTAAAACAAGAAGAGGTGTTTTAAGTGAAGGTAGCGGGCTTAGACATAGAATATATCATGGAGGAGCACATAGCAATTTAAGATCTTTTATGTACATAAAGCCAAATGATAGTATTGCGATTGTTGTATTGATTCCAGCAAATTATGCTAAAAGAGAAAACCTTGTCTATAAAATTTTAAATAAAATGAATAATGTCCAACCTGGATATAGAACCCAAAAAACACCAATAAATAAATGTGGTACAGGAATGAAAAGTTCAAATAAAAATTTTGTTGGCGTGTGGAGAAAAACTGGAGAAGATGTAATTATTAGACGTGGTTACGCAACCAATAATTTTAATACAGAATGGCAATTTTTATCATCGAAAGGATATTACTTAGAAAATTTTGAATTTTCAAACAATTTATGGAATGGTGTTTTTAAAAAAGGAGCAGGAAAATATGCAATGTGGAGAAATTATAATCAAGACCAGTTTAATAAGAAATGGAAAGAGATGAATAAAAAAGGTTACCGTCTTTATGATTTAGAAACATACACTATAAATGGCAAACGAAAATGGGCAGGATTATTTAAAAAGGGCTCAGGAAAATATGTAATGTATAGAAACTATTCAACTTCAAAATTTGGAACAAAGCGAGAGAAATTAGCAAAATCTGGGTATAAGTTAATTGATATTGAGGTTTATAATTCAAATAATGGCTTAAAGTGGTCTGGTGTATGGATAGCAGGAGAGGATGGGAAATTAAATAGAAATTTTGATGAAGCAGCGTTTATAACTTTAGTAAACAAAAGAGATAGGGAAGGTTATAATTTAATAGATGTTGAAACATATAAAGTAAATGGTAATAGAAAATGGACAGGGATTTGGGAGAAAAGCAACAAAGCACAGCGTATTTTATTTGGATCAAATTATTGCGATTTTATGGGAATACATGATGTAAATAAAGATGAGTTTGAATTAATAGATATAAATAGCTATTAATAATAATGTGAAAGCATTGCAATAAACTTTAAGATTGTTGATGCTTTTATTTGTGGTTTCTTTAGAATAATAAAACTTTATGTGTCTATAATTTCTGTTGATAACTTAACTGTAAGTATTCTATCAAAAAAACTACTTTTGTAGTATAAATTATAGAACATGTCTGATACAATAGAAAAAGTAAAATGCCTAATAATAGGATCTGGACCAGCAGGATATACTGCTGCCATTTATGCTGCCAGAGCGAACATGAAACCTGTTTTGTACCAAGGAACACAACCTGGAGGACAGTTAACGACAACTAACGAAGTAGAAAATTTCCCTGGTTATCCAGAAGGAATTACTGGACCTGCAATGATGATGGAACTTCAAGCGCAAGCTGAACGTTTTGAAACTGATGTAAGAGACGGCTGGATTACTAAAGTAGATTTCTCTGGAGATGTACATAAAGTTTGGGTAAACGAGGAGAAAGAAATTCACGCAGAGACTGTAATTATATCTACAGGAGCAAGTGCTAAATATTTAGGTTTAGACTCTGAGCAAAAATATTTAAAACTTGGTGGAGGTGTTTCTGCATGTGCAGTTTGCGATGGTTTCTTTTATAGAAACCACGAGGTTGTTTTAGTTGGAGCAGGAGATAGTGCTTGTGAAGAAGCACATTATTTATCTAAGCTTTGTAAAAAAGTAACAATGTTAGTAAGACGTGATGAGTTTAGAGCGTCTAAAATTATGGCTGCAAGAGTAAAAAACACAGAGAATATAGAGATACTATTTAACACAGAAACTGAAGAAGTTTTAGGTGATGGGCAAGTAGTAACAGGTGTTCGAGTAAAAAATAATAAAACAAACGAAGCGCATGATATTCCTGCAACAGGATTTTTTGTAGCTATTGGTCACAAACCAAATACAGATATCTTTAAAGGCTTTTTAGATCTTGATGAAACAGGATATATAATTAACGCTAAACCAGGAACATCTAAAACTAATGTAGATGGTGTTTTTGTTAGTGGTGATGCAGCAGATCATGTGTACAGACAAGCAATTACAGCAGCTGGAACAGGTTGTATGGCAGCTTTAGATGCAGAACGTTATTTAGCAGCTAAAGACTCTACTTTCGAGGTTAGTACTTCTAATTATAACTAGTTAGACTTATTCTAGCTTAGGTTAGAAATATAAATATTAGAACTAAAAAACCCGAAGCAATTGCTTCGGGTTTTTTAGTTCTAATATTAACTAGTTTTTCTACTTCTTTCTCAAAACAGCTTCATCTTCAAATTTTTTCAATTCAATTTTTGGGCTACCATAAATATAAGTTTCCGTAGTTCCAGAAGCTTCAATAATAAAATTTGAAGCGGCTTCAATATGTGTATCTGCTCTTCCTTCAGTAATTAAATGACACGTTTTTACGGTAAGTTTTTCAGCTTTCAAAGTAGAGGAATTATCTGTATTTACTATTAATTCGTTAGCATCTCCTTCTAGTCTTGCGCTGGCACGTTGTAGCATGTCTATAGCAATAATTTCAGAGTTTATTAAAGCTTCAATAGAAGTATTATCACTTAAATCTAAAGTTGTAGATTTTGCAGTTACATTTAATTCGACTTTAGTTTTTCCTGCTCCAATATATTTTAGAGTATCTGCTTCAATAGTTAAAAAGGCTTTGGTAGATTCTTTTGTTCTTAGTATTAGATTTTGCGCTTTAATTGTGCTTTTTCCTGTTAACTCGGCATCTTCTTTTAATTCTATAATATTTAAAGAATCTTTAAATATTACAGTAATTTCCATTTTCTTACTAGAAGTAATTTTCTTGTTCGTTTTAAAACTTAAACTACCTTCTTGTACATTAAAGACTATTACTTCATGTAAATTATCGTCTGTATCTACTTGTATAGAGGGTGTTTTTCCTTGTTTTATGTTAATTTTAAAATTGTCACCAATTACCAATCTGTTAAATTGATCAATTTCTGTAGTTTGAGTCGTAACGTTTCTATTGCCTTTTATTTTTTCTGTGCTTTGAGAAAATCCAGAAAGAGTAATAAAGCAAGTAAGAATAAGGAGGTGTATTTTAGTTTTCATATTTATTTTCCGAGAAAGCGGAAATCTTGTAATTAATTGTTCAGCAAATATATAACAAAAACCATCCCAAACTTTTAAAAAAGAATGGGATGGTTTGCGGTTGGTTGATTTTTGTTTGTTTTTTTTACAGTAATATATTTAGTATTAATGCGATTAAAAACTTTGCTATGGTTATCATAATTTCTGTTTTTATAGATTACTGAAACACGTTCAGTATAAATTATTTGTGTTATTCTTTATTTTTATCCGAAGTTATTTTAATACCATCTTCGTCAATATTTACTTCAACGTTATTGGTTTTGCTTTTTACACCATCTTCGTTAATTTGTATAGAATTAACATTTGTTGAAGCTTCAATACCTTCAGAATTTATTTTAAGCTTTGCACCATCTTTATTAATGTTTAAATCGATTTCAAAATCATCGTCGTCGTTGTCGTCTTCGTCACAATCGTTACATAATAGTTTTCCATTTTTAACGGTTAGAAAATGACCTTCTTTGGTTGTAGATAATAAACAATTACGGCTGTGGAATCTATGTGTGTTTTCTTCAGCAAAAAGTGTCATTCCAATTGGTAAATAAATAGTTAATTCTACCTCTTGATTTCTCTTAATATCATTATTTGGAATTACGAAATGATTATCTAGTAGTAATTCATTTCCAATTAATTCATAATCATAACTAATATTATTTGCTAATTTTTTGGCTGATTCAAAAGATGAATTTCTAGATAATTTTACAACTTTAATTTTTGCGACACTATCTCTTGTAGAGCGAATTCTAAATTGAACACCTCTTGAAAAAGTGATCTTATCACCTTTATCGTTAAAAGCAGTATCAAAATCATGAAAGTTTTTATAAAACCCATCAGCATAACTTTCATTACCTCTCATAGATAAGAATAAAGTATCCTGTTTTGTAATGCTCTCTAATTTTTCGGTTGTAATTGAAGGTGCTTTTTCGCTATAAGATAAGCCTTGCTTTGCTCCAATAATGCATATGCCAATTAATGATAACAACCAAAGACCTAGCATAGTGAACTTAGCGACATTACCTATAGATCTTAGATTATTTACTAAAATTTTAAGACCTAAATAGAAAAGTAATAATAATGGAATTACAAATAAAAAGTAGATTACTAAAAACACAAACCATAAAGGCGTGTTTGATGCTTCTGCTAAATACGTAAAGTCAGAATTTCCAAGATGTATTTGACCTATGCGTCCCATAAACATTGAAGAAATAAAAACGACAGTAGTTGCTATTACACCAACTGCACCAGTAAACATTAATATAAGACCTATAAACTTAGAAAAGATTTTTATAAAGAACATAAAAATATCTGCAATAGTATCGAAAAACGTCTGTGAGCTAGATTTTATTCTGTTAGTAGACTTATTAACATCTATGTTTTTTACAGAATTAGATATATTATCGCTTGCATTTTCAAAACCTTCTTTAAGTTTATCGCCTGCAGTTTGCAAATTGTGTCCTACACTTTCTGAAACTGTTCCAAAGCCGTCACGAATTTTTTTTTCTATGTTAGAGATCGTGACGTTTTCTCCAGTCATTAATATTTTCTCTGAAGTTGTTTTAGCTTCAGGAACCAATATCCAAAGGAGGATGTAAATTAGTATTCCTGTACCAAAACCGCCTATAACTAATACTAGCCATATAATTCTAATCCATAAAGCATCTATACTAAAGTAATGTGCTAATCCAGAAGAAACACCACCAACATAAGAGGATTCTGTGTCTCTAAATAATTTTTTAGATCTACCTTTAGAATATGCTTTTTGTTGCGGTTCATCTTCAAATATTTCGTCATCAACAAGGTAGTCTTCGGGTTGTCCCATAATGGTAATAACCTCGTCAACTTGTTTGTTTCCAATAACTTGTTTTTCGTTTAATATACGTTCCGAAAATAATTCTGCAATACGAGATTCGATATCTGCAATTATTTCCGATCGTCCTTGAGAATCTGTAAATGAACGTTTTATAGCCTCAAGATAGCGCTGTAATTTTAAGTACGCATCTTCATCTATATGAAAAAATATACCTGCTAAATTTATGTTGACTGTCTTATTCATTAGTGTTGTTTTTTGATGGTGTTACAATGTTAACTGCTGTTTGCAATTCGTCCCAAGTAGTGGTTAATTCTTTTAAAAACAATTGTCCTGTTTCTGTTAATCCATAATATTTTCTTGGTGGTCCAGAGGTGCTTTCTTCCCAACGATAATTAAGAAGTCCTGCGTTTTTAAGTCGTGTAAGTAGTGGGTAAATTGTACCTTCTACTACTAGCAACTTAGCGTCTTTTAGTGTGCCTAAAATTTCGGCGACGTAAGCATCTTTGTCTTTTAAGACAGATAATATGCAATACTCTAAAACACCTTTACGCATTTGTGCTTTTGTGTTTTCTATCTTCATATTGTCATGCGAATTAATGTTGTTAAACTGTTCATTTTTTGATTGATTATTGATGATTTTTTTTAGATACTAAAACCAAGTTCAGTACACGTTATTTTAAAAATTTAATACTTAATGGGTATTCGAAAATGACTCCATCTCTAGCTCTTATGCTTGCTTTTATTATAAAAACGATTTCAAGTATAAAGCCTATTACAGCCAAGAAACCTAAAGAACCTCCAATGTAAAATAGAGGAGAAGGTTTGCTTAAATTAAAATGAATGCCTTCGAAAAGATCGAAATTCATAAAATCGAATCCATTAAAAATACTGAAGGCAAAGAACGGAATGGTTATTAAGCCAATAATTAAAGAATAAATTAATATGCTTATTTGAAAATTTAAGGCTTGCTTTCCATTCTCATCTATAAATTCAGATTTGTCTTTGTTTATTATCCACAATACTAATGGTCCTAAAAAATTTCCAAAAGGAATAAGAAACCTTGAAAAGGTAGAAAGATGAATAAAAGTGGCAATATTGGTGTGGTTTTTTTCTTGCATTTTAAAAGTATATAATAGTTGCTTATACAAATATATGTCTTTAAAAAGGTATTATGTAACGCATAGTACTAAAATTTAACAAATTTTTAACATATTGGAATATGAAATATTTTCAATAATTTTGAAGAAATCTTAAAATATATGAAGCTTACACCAAGTAAAATAAACACTTTCAACTTTTTTAAACTACCTGCAGTATTCTTAACAGGTGTTCGCGTAAAAACTATAGACGATAACTCTTGTACTGTAAAAGTAAAACACCGTTGGATTAATCAAAACCCATTTAAATCCATGTTTTGGGCAGTTCAAGGTATGGCTGCAGAGTTAACAACTGGTGCTTTAGTGCTTATGAAAATTAGAGCTTCTGGAAAAAAAGTATCGATGTTAGTGTCTAATAATAATGCAAGCTTTACTAAAAAAGCAACAGGAAGAATTACTTTTTCTTGTAACGATGGACATTTAATAGATGAAGCTTTAAGAAAAACGATAGCAACTGGTGATGGTCAAACCTTTTGGATGCAATCTATAGGTACAAATAAAGAAGGAATAGTAGTATCTACTTTTAATTTTGAATGGTCAGTTAGAGTGAAAAAATAAAATAGTTGTAACATTTTAGTTTATAATGCTACAAATTAGCATATCAATATAAATCAAGAAACAATGACATCACACGAAATAGATTACAAAATTTACGGAGAAGAAATGCAATACGTAGAGATAGAACTCGATTATCAAGAAGGTGTTGTTGCAGAATCTGGTAGTTTTATGATGATGGATGATGGCATTACAATGGAAACCATTTTTGGAGACGGTTCAAAAAAAGATGAAGGTTTTCTTGGGAAAATTCTAGGCGCAGGAAAAAGAATTCTTACAGGTGAAAGCTTGTTCATGACAGCTTTTTACAACGATTTAGATGGAAAACGAAACGTTTCTTTTGCCTCTCCATATCCAGGAAAAATAATCCCAATAGATCTAACCGCATTTAACGGGAAATTTATTTGCCAAAA includes these proteins:
- a CDS encoding serine hydrolase; amino-acid sequence: MKTLKTTIIVCFFAIMANAQITTKDIDNIVEEEMILQNLPGLAIGVFREGVINYTKGYGFKDVDSKIPISDTTVFNWASISKTLTAVAAFQIFESRNDIDINDAVIAHYPYWTANIDGEEVSDKENKEKITLKQLLTHRSGINHYRKGASYNKENYLTNSNSFNANSSVDVFRNMTLDFEPGDRYKYSSYGYSLLGAVIDEKTGSYTRWINTNIKNVLDMPSLEVSNDSMVGFQKPIDGAIKLKVDGSKEYVLPGGGWKSNIRDLLRFSRGIIEGELLENTDSLWRDDGNRKADGSPVKTRRGVLSEGSGLRHRIYHGGAHSNLRSFMYIKPNDSIAIVVLIPANYAKRENLVYKILNKMNNVQPGYRTQKTPINKCGTGMKSSNKNFVGVWRKTGEDVIIRRGYATNNFNTEWQFLSSKGYYLENFEFSNNLWNGVFKKGAGKYAMWRNYNQDQFNKKWKEMNKKGYRLYDLETYTINGKRKWAGLFKKGSGKYVMYRNYSTSKFGTKREKLAKSGYKLIDIEVYNSNNGLKWSGVWIAGEDGKLNRNFDEAAFITLVNKRDREGYNLIDVETYKVNGNRKWTGIWEKSNKAQRILFGSNYCDFMGIHDVNKDEFELIDINSY
- the trxB gene encoding thioredoxin-disulfide reductase, whose protein sequence is MSDTIEKVKCLIIGSGPAGYTAAIYAARANMKPVLYQGTQPGGQLTTTNEVENFPGYPEGITGPAMMMELQAQAERFETDVRDGWITKVDFSGDVHKVWVNEEKEIHAETVIISTGASAKYLGLDSEQKYLKLGGGVSACAVCDGFFYRNHEVVLVGAGDSACEEAHYLSKLCKKVTMLVRRDEFRASKIMAARVKNTENIEILFNTETEEVLGDGQVVTGVRVKNNKTNEAHDIPATGFFVAIGHKPNTDIFKGFLDLDETGYIINAKPGTSKTNVDGVFVSGDAADHVYRQAITAAGTGCMAALDAERYLAAKDSTFEVSTSNYN
- a CDS encoding GIN domain-containing protein; the encoded protein is MKTKIHLLILTCFITLSGFSQSTEKIKGNRNVTTQTTEIDQFNRLVIGDNFKINIKQGKTPSIQVDTDDNLHEVIVFNVQEGSLSFKTNKKITSSKKMEITVIFKDSLNIIELKEDAELTGKSTIKAQNLILRTKESTKAFLTIEADTLKYIGAGKTKVELNVTAKSTTLDLSDNTSIEALINSEIIAIDMLQRASARLEGDANELIVNTDNSSTLKAEKLTVKTCHLITEGRADTHIEAASNFIIEASGTTETYIYGSPKIELKKFEDEAVLRKK
- a CDS encoding PspC domain-containing protein, which gives rise to MNKTVNINLAGIFFHIDEDAYLKLQRYLEAIKRSFTDSQGRSEIIADIESRIAELFSERILNEKQVIGNKQVDEVITIMGQPEDYLVDDEIFEDEPQQKAYSKGRSKKLFRDTESSYVGGVSSGLAHYFSIDALWIRIIWLVLVIGGFGTGILIYILLWILVPEAKTTSEKILMTGENVTISNIEKKIRDGFGTVSESVGHNLQTAGDKLKEGFENASDNISNSVKNIDVNKSTNRIKSSSQTFFDTIADIFMFFIKIFSKFIGLILMFTGAVGVIATTVVFISSMFMGRIGQIHLGNSDFTYLAEASNTPLWFVFLVIYFLFVIPLLLLFYLGLKILVNNLRSIGNVAKFTMLGLWLLSLIGICIIGAKQGLSYSEKAPSITTEKLESITKQDTLFLSMRGNESYADGFYKNFHDFDTAFNDKGDKITFSRGVQFRIRSTRDSVAKIKVVKLSRNSSFESAKKLANNISYDYELIGNELLLDNHFVIPNNDIKRNQEVELTIYLPIGMTLFAEENTHRFHSRNCLLSTTKEGHFLTVKNGKLLCNDCDEDDNDDDDFEIDLNINKDGAKLKINSEGIEASTNVNSIQINEDGVKSKTNNVEVNIDEDGIKITSDKNKE
- a CDS encoding PadR family transcriptional regulator — its product is MKIENTKAQMRKGVLEYCILSVLKDKDAYVAEILGTLKDAKLLVVEGTIYPLLTRLKNAGLLNYRWEESTSGPPRKYYGLTETGQLFLKELTTTWDELQTAVNIVTPSKNNTNE
- a CDS encoding DUF4870 domain-containing protein translates to MQEKNHTNIATFIHLSTFSRFLIPFGNFLGPLVLWIINKDKSEFIDENGKQALNFQISILIYSLIIGLITIPFFAFSIFNGFDFMNFDLFEGIHFNLSKPSPLFYIGGSLGFLAVIGFILEIVFIIKASIRARDGVIFEYPLSIKFLK
- a CDS encoding DUF4442 domain-containing protein, whose product is MKLTPSKINTFNFFKLPAVFLTGVRVKTIDDNSCTVKVKHRWINQNPFKSMFWAVQGMAAELTTGALVLMKIRASGKKVSMLVSNNNASFTKKATGRITFSCNDGHLIDEALRKTIATGDGQTFWMQSIGTNKEGIVVSTFNFEWSVRVKK